Proteins co-encoded in one Arachis hypogaea cultivar Tifrunner chromosome 13, arahy.Tifrunner.gnm2.J5K5, whole genome shotgun sequence genomic window:
- the LOC112792155 gene encoding uncharacterized protein isoform X2, translating to MSKKLDFSHLQCTFDSISKRTNSMLTTLEVQPSQQPENKKRKELLTVPTAEKVKNGMQGRKSTQGLKNSKPTNMEADELTRKLEAIRKRNSNVPTSVSQERSCQSSTQLTINQGQQQNIQLTDEETEIGQDDTTLPTPEITPQNESAMLEQGISTKGKRMPGVKATTIDEFLKENGIDIEIEGPSTELSKDGEESMALDEDYYQHVMEDIDDEKGEPKKKKIRGKTTCREIYARTMEQREEVTFGIGQPIGPTDQNVSNLTSFVSTIGRNKRFVSLLYTSWHAVSPKAQKFMWDYVNTKFILPDSGKSG from the exons ATGTCAAAGAAGCTGGATTTTAGTCATTTGCAATGCACTTTCGATTCTATTAGCAAAAGGACTAATTCCATGCTTACCACCTTGGAAGTACAGCCTTCGCAACagccagaaaataaaaaaagaaaggaacTATTAACTGTGCCTACTGCTGAGAAAGTCAAGAATGGAATGCAGGGTAGAAAATCAACACAAGGCTTGAAGAATTCTAAGCCTACAAACATGGAGGCAGATGAACTTACAAGGAAGCTCGAAGCAATTCGTAAAAGGAACAGCAACGTGCCAACAAGTGTAAGCCAAGAGCGGAGTTGTCAAAGTTCTACTCAACTCACAATCAACCAAGGGCAGCAGCAGAATATTCAACTCACAGATGAAGAGACTGAAATAGGACAAGATGACACAACTTTGCCTACTCCTGAAATTACCCCACAAAATGAAAGTGCAATGTTGGAGCAAGGAATATCAACAAAAGGTAAGAGGATGCCAGGAGTGAAGGCTACAACAATTGACGAATTCTTAAAGGAAAATGGGATAGACATTGaaattgaaggaccaagcactgaACTAAGCAAGGACGGGGAAGAAAGCATGGCACTTGATGAAGACTATTATCAACATGTGATGGAGGACATTGATGATGAAAAAg GAgagccaaagaagaagaaaatccgTGGAAAAACAACTTGTAGGGAGATTTATGCAAGGACTATGGAACAGCGGGAAGAAGTCACTTTTGGTATTGGACAGCCCATAGGACCAACCGACCAAAATGTTTCTAATTTAACTAGTTTTGTTAGCACGATTGGTAGAAATAAAAGATTCGTTAGTCTTTTGTACACTAGTTGGCATGCTGTTTCTCCTAAAGCTCAGAAGTTCATGTGGGACTATGTTAAC ACCAAGTTTATCCTCCCAGACAGTGGAAAAAGTGGGTAA
- the LOC112792155 gene encoding uncharacterized protein isoform X1, translating into MSKKLDFSHLQCTFDSISKRTNSMLTTLEVQPSQQPENKKRKELLTVPTAEKVKNGMQGRKSTQGLKNSKPTNMEADELTRKLEAIRKRNSNVPTSVSQERSCQSSTQLTINQGQQQNIQLTDEETEIGQDDTTLPTPEITPQNESAMLEQGISTKGKRMPGVKATTIDEFLKENGIDIEIEGPSTELSKDGEESMALDEDYYQHVMEDIDDEKGEPKKKKIRGKTTCREIYARTMEQREEVTFGIGQPIGPTDQNVSNLTSFVSTIGRNKRFVSLLYTSWHAVSPKAQKFMWDYVNVRHSTKFILPDSGKSG; encoded by the exons ATGTCAAAGAAGCTGGATTTTAGTCATTTGCAATGCACTTTCGATTCTATTAGCAAAAGGACTAATTCCATGCTTACCACCTTGGAAGTACAGCCTTCGCAACagccagaaaataaaaaaagaaaggaacTATTAACTGTGCCTACTGCTGAGAAAGTCAAGAATGGAATGCAGGGTAGAAAATCAACACAAGGCTTGAAGAATTCTAAGCCTACAAACATGGAGGCAGATGAACTTACAAGGAAGCTCGAAGCAATTCGTAAAAGGAACAGCAACGTGCCAACAAGTGTAAGCCAAGAGCGGAGTTGTCAAAGTTCTACTCAACTCACAATCAACCAAGGGCAGCAGCAGAATATTCAACTCACAGATGAAGAGACTGAAATAGGACAAGATGACACAACTTTGCCTACTCCTGAAATTACCCCACAAAATGAAAGTGCAATGTTGGAGCAAGGAATATCAACAAAAGGTAAGAGGATGCCAGGAGTGAAGGCTACAACAATTGACGAATTCTTAAAGGAAAATGGGATAGACATTGaaattgaaggaccaagcactgaACTAAGCAAGGACGGGGAAGAAAGCATGGCACTTGATGAAGACTATTATCAACATGTGATGGAGGACATTGATGATGAAAAAg GAgagccaaagaagaagaaaatccgTGGAAAAACAACTTGTAGGGAGATTTATGCAAGGACTATGGAACAGCGGGAAGAAGTCACTTTTGGTATTGGACAGCCCATAGGACCAACCGACCAAAATGTTTCTAATTTAACTAGTTTTGTTAGCACGATTGGTAGAAATAAAAGATTCGTTAGTCTTTTGTACACTAGTTGGCATGCTGTTTCTCCTAAAGCTCAGAAGTTCATGTGGGACTATGTTAACGTAAGACACTCG ACCAAGTTTATCCTCCCAGACAGTGGAAAAAGTGGGTAA